Within Paralichthys olivaceus isolate ysfri-2021 chromosome 19, ASM2471397v2, whole genome shotgun sequence, the genomic segment ACGTGGTCACTGGATATCTTCGGAGCAATTCTTATCATCTGAGGAACATAggaaaggaaaaactgaaactAAACAGGAAGATCTCCCTTTAGGCATTTGTGTTTCGAGATCTTTCTCCACCTGTACAGTGATGTTACGTTCGTGGGTGGGGTGACACTCCAGGTTCTCGTCCCCACAGCAACCAGAGCATCGCCATAGTGACACACAAGCAGGCATGTAGATGTATCCAATGCCTTCAGGGAACTCCTGCTCCACATCCACCAGCTGCTCCATAGGGTGACACATGCTCTTCGCCAGCACCTCCTGGAACATCATCCCTAGAGGGCAAGATGAGAATAGCTTTTAAATCATTTGCATCAGGTAGGGAAAGTCTGTTCAAAACATTTACCTCTGGGGGCCTTATCGTCTGGTGGAGGTGGAATCTGCAAAAAtacatggaaaaataaaattatttaaaatctgaaaaaatactttaaatatttattttctttcaaattggCGAAATACATAACAATTTAATTTCTAtccacaaatatatatatagaaaaataaataaaaatacatttaaaatttgcaaaaatacagagaaaaataagatgaaaatagttttaatCTGCAAAATGACACAGAAGAAAAACTCTTTCAAATCTGCTAAATACATTAAAAAGTAGACACAATTTAACCTGAAGGAAACTGACACAGTGAGTGGTTACAACAACAGTGGCAGAGTGCCATCTTGTGGTAGAGATAAGacactgcacacacatcacatgatcCAGGGGTGCTGTGGTGCAGCATGGTGTGAGGGTTGTTTGCAATTCAGCACAAAAAAAGGCAGTAAAATGAGACAGGCAACCACAAAAAGCACATTTGTTTCTCAACACTGGAAGGGTCAGAATTACAAGAAGAAAATAGAACCTTCAAAGAATGCAAAGAATAACAGCAAACAATAGCCGCTGTCTCGTCTCGTGGGAGTTttacacacaataaacacagtTTAACACAAAGGCAGCACTGAAGTTAGTCGTAACTCAGCTTGAACTTTGTAATGTTCTCACAACCCAGCCTCTAAACTCACAATGGCAgcgttttttttaaacaacaaattaaGCAGAAACTGTTGTGGATCTtggctctttctctctttttttcttctatctCTTTCGGACTCCCCAACTCTctcctgttttcctctcagCCTAGAAACTGTGGTGGAAACGTTGTTTTCTAATGCCTAGGTTGGAAAACAAGTTTTTATTCTGGGATTCTTTGTGAATTCCACTATAATTCATGAGCATGGAACAGGCAGACACACATCGACAATATGGTGGGATGGGCAAATGCCTTTATTTTGGACATTACAAGCTCCACACTGATTATTGGTTTGCTCAAGTGAACAAATGTGTCTTTGTCCATTTGTTCCTCCAATATTGTAACTTACATGGAAATTCAAGACTTAGTATTCTATATAAACAGGTTTAAATATGGGATAGTCATGTTTATTTCCATGTAGCTCTACTGTATATCtgccaaacacaacacaagccCAGAGTCCTTCAATGTGCTGCATCATCCAGCAAAAGAAGCAGATGGATAACAGCAGCTGCAATGAGCTTAAGCACAGGCTGACATGTGTGAACAATTCAGTGTGATGGGGAAATGCCTTAAAGTTGGACACGATAAACTCCGTAACGATAATATAACTCTGTCTAAATCGGATTATTGTTTTGATGAagtggacaaacaaacaaaaaactattGTCTCccctttcttttgtcttttgctGGTCTAATGATGTGACTTACGTGAAGCTTCCAAATTAGTTTTCTCTGGTAAAATTCTTATGTTAAATGAATTTCACTGTACTTCTGCCAAATACAGCACAAACTCATAGACCTTAGAAGTGCTGGAGACATGTGTGAACAATAACATTAACGTGTCTAAGACTGATTATTGGTttgataaaaatgaatgtgGAAAATTCTTGTCTCTTCTCTCATTGTTCTTTTGTTCCTCTGATGTTCTAACGTACACGAAGCTTCCAAAGGGAATGTAAGATATGAGATATACATTTTTCTTCCCTTAGGTTTCCTTTGTCATTCTCTTCTAAAGGTCGGATGCATTTTTATCACATATGTCTATGTGATCATCTTGGAAATcttttgtgtgtgaaatgtataaCTTTCATTAGACAGTGGCTGCAGGGGCTTGACAGGTTGTGACACAAGCTGGACTCAAACCAGGATCTGACTTCAGTGTGTGCTGATATTTGAGCTGTCACGCTCAGTTATTCCCAGTCTTCTCTGTTAAGCACAAGTACAGATTTCCACACATGATCTGTTGCTGTGACTCAAATCTCCATAAACACCATGTGGATCTATAAGAGGCGTTCTGGACTGCACCATGCATGAGAAACATCTCACGTTCTTCTACACCATATTAGAACCACCTCTACAGTTTCTAGCCAGCTCACGACAACCCTCCACACACCACAATGCATGTTCTCTGAGCAGTCGGCTCCCTGCTGAGTGATACGGCCTGAGGAAGCACCTGTGCATGAACCAGAGAACCAGATGTGGAGTTTTATACGCTCCTCACATCTGAGGTAACACGACCTGGAGCCACACAGTCTCCAAACCACAATTGCTCATGTGAGGGAGAAACTCTTCAGCAGGGCCCATAAAGCAGTTCACCACAAAAGTCATCTGATTCAAAACTCAAGCCGGTCCTAGAAGTGGACTGACTAAAAAACTTCACCAATAACTCCACCTGCTGTGAAAGGTAACACGAAGTGTGCAGGTCTCTGTTATTTACTTACAGACATGCAACATGCTTTAGTTTAAGTGAACAACATGATGTTTGAGGTTAGGAGGCTGAACACTGCAGTCAgtttacttttacatttctgGACCAGTCACGTGCAGCTGTTGCATCTGGTTACACATGACTGGAAACATGCAGATTGTCAAACCACTGAATTTAGATGGAATGTATAGGGTGGaactcagccaatcagagacagagactgtgCGTAAAAACGCACAGAGCCCTGATGTGACTCCTCTTAGTTTCTTCACGTGAAGCAGAGAAGTTAAGAGGAGTCACATTTGGAGAAAATAATAGACaactctttattttaaaaaaagacacacgTGATTCTTTCTTTAACGTCTCTCGTTTGATTTCTAATTCAATTCCAAAACAATAGGCGTAAACATTGAATGGCTAATTTGTTTCCTcaaacacaataaatgtcaTTTGCGACATTAGAAATAAGGGGCAGGCTATGTGCTGGTGTTTGTCTGGATTACCTGAGCAGGCACCGTTAGCTGAACCAGGAGAACCAGGAGAACCAGGACAAGATGCGAGACTCCGGTGAAAATAAACTGCATCATCCTGGCTGGATGGAGAAGTGACCTCCTGTCGTGTCCGGTCAGAAAGAAGTGAAAGAGTgggggaaaaagaggagagagggagagagagagggagagagggagagagagagagagagagagtgtttggaTTTGCGCGCCCCTCTGCTGTGCGCAAGAGCCAAGCTGAGATGAGCTGTCACGCAAACACTTATTTCTATCTGCGTGATAATCAATAACCGATACAGATCAATGCTTTGTCATATATTAAATGTTTCACTCTGGCTGTTCTGATGAAGCTCAACCATGCTGTGGTTTCATGTCTAAACGATTTGATGACATTGTGGTGAACAGTTTACCACTTCATTTCCACACAATAACAACATCTATCAATCTGAtgtatcttttgtttaaatttacaCTGGAAGCCTAAAAGCCAAATTCTATTATTGACCATTCATTAAGAAACATGACAGCGAACATCAAGTCTGTCTTTTGTCTGCCTTACACAGAgacatgaacaaaaacaatggATCCTTGAAAGTAAAAGTGGATTTGATGCCTGCTGTGGTGGACTGAACAGTTTTGAGTCAGTAAATGTAATTTAGCTCAGGATGGACATGAAGTCAACAGAAATGATACAAGCTGCCatattctgtttgtctgtcacaCAAAGTTAGACATACTTATATccagaaataataatcaataatcaatcaataaccATATAATAGTCGACACTATCAATATATTCTGGGGATACACGCTGGTATGGTCTGGTAAGTGTTGCTGTTCTTTAGTCCTGATGATGATACAGAAACTCTAACTGGTGGTGTCCGACCTCCCTGGATCTGTGCCGTCACACAGCTGCTCTGGTTTCTCTCTGGATGTGGTTGCTACTTCTCTGGTGTTTATGCACAACTCGGCTCCTGGAGCTCTGCCTGCTTAGGTTTGGCATCGAAGCCGCAGCAGACCTAAGGTTCTCTGATGCTgttagaagaagaggaaagtcTCAGTGGAGTTTTGTCGTGTTTATGCACAATCACACGCTCACCGCTGATGACTGTATCATCACTGTATATCTGGTGTGAGAGCTGCAAACGCGTCTTGATTGTTGTAGCTGTTACACAATGGCTGGCTTGTTGTGGTGCGCAGATGCTTTTGATTTACTTTCATTTAACGTTGATTCTTGATTATGTTCACTTTCTAGATTGACCTACAGCTGCATCCACACTACAATTCTCCTCCTCTGATGCAACACAAACCAGGGTGCCCTTCCATTTATTAGGATCAGATGTATTTTCACAGCCAGTGTTATTTACGGGATAATTGGGCCGTTGTGTATCTGATGAACAACCTCTATAcggaggagaaaacaaagatggatgatgaCTTACATCTCAACAGATTATCCTCTTGCTCTTTTCAGGCATCGATGAAGGACGAATTTGGGCTCATGTGGGAAAAATCTGCATCCTGCAATGATCCTGATGTTACAAGTGCAATACAAGACACAActaagacaaacagagagatggGGGGGAACGTAACACCTTTGCACACGTAAATCTACCAGTCTCCATTTAATCTAATGCAAGATCAAAGATTCATACAAGTTCATACAATTGTGTAAATCTTCCTCCAACAGCATATGATCTCTGACAGATTTGGGTGTGTGagctttttctttcctgttggCAAACGCTCCTCACAGACTGTGACTCACCCAATTCCAGGGGAGTCCCCTTCCTGCTCCGGGTCCCAGTCTGACAGCCAGAGGTCAGACGGACAGCTGCAGATGTCTTGGTCTGGGAACCACACCGCTGCTTCAGTCCCAGTCCCCACTGAGGGAGGATGGGGTCTCCCTCAGCTGGAGCGGAGGCAGCAGGTGGGGCTCTGCAGCTTTACATCCTAAGATAGAGGCGAGGCCATGGCTGTCTTTAATTATATGATGAAGAAACAGTCTGAATAAGTCTTTGATAACGCAAACAAAATGTCCCTGTATCCAAAGGAAGGAGGCCCTCACTCTATAAAGTCAATATCAGTGTTAATGCGAGTAAACAGAAAGCTAATTTTCCTTTCTAAACTCTAGAGTTGAAAGAGACTCCATagaaggaaataaaagagaggGAAACAAGGTTGTTCTTTCTACCACATTAAACTGACAACAGTTCATcgcaaaatatgattaaaaatatgATGACCATCTGACTGGAGAGATAAGACAAGCACATATACACCTActatctgtgtttgttctccaTTCCTTTTATGTCTATTTTCCGGCCTGTGATCACGATCCAAACTGTTTCCTTTTTCCCAGACTGTTGTTTGCCAGCGTTGTGCTGCAGATGCATTATGGGTAGTATTGCTACTGGTTCCCAAGCCCACAGTAGCCGGGTTGAGCGATGGATGTGACCCAAAGGGCCAAACAGATGCAACTCCATTCTGAGATGGACACACACCCGCGCACACAGAGCACACAATGTCTgggctgaaaaaagaaaagaacagtctacattgtgataaaaacaaacttgttaTTTAGTTTGGTTAACCTAACCTGTAGCTGTGAAGAGGGAATAGCTAATTTTACTGGATATAGTGAGTCACTGGATGTgcattcatttgttgttgttgttgttgtattcaCAGTCAAAACGATGCTGGGAACCTCCGAACACAAACCACTGACgttgttctgtctgtttctttatGAAATGGTTGTGGATCAAAATCAGTGAAATGCATGTTTGATTAAATTCTGAATATTTATTAGTTGCAACAGCTGTATTTGAGGGTAAACAGAGCAACATGACATTGTTTGAAagatgtttttaacagtttgttCACAACAATGATCAACATACACACAAGTGCTTTAATTATTTATCTGGGTTAAACCAGTTTCTCTGGACCGACAGCACCCGGAGCCCCTTGTTTGCTCTGATGCATCTGCTGGAGCAGGAAAATTTACACTTTCAATGTACCTTCCTTTAACTGTCTTTGTGAGAGTGGTGCAGGGCCTCTACTGTGTTTAAATGACTTTACACTGccaattcaaataaataaatcaaacaggtTTTATCTTCAGAGTGAGATTTCCGCATTTGACCATGACACTGGAATGTTTTTCAAGTGTTTAGCAACAACTTCAAACATGGAAACTAAAACCTGACCTGGTTGTagggttttaaaacatttctgttgtaTTATGTTTTTCAACAAAAACCAGAACAAATTTCAGTGAGATTAAGAGTAAATACATACATCTTCACTGGCTTGTTCAAACAGACTTCAACAGAACACATGATACTTCTTGTAATCGCCTAAACCCCATTGGGTTCTGTCAAAAACCTGCTCGCCTGACCATCAACCAGTCCACAATCTCTGCACACAAAAACTTAGGTGTGACTACTGGACATTACAAACATTTAGagctgtttgtgtatttaacaAACTGACAAGATATTTGTTGGGATGTTACATTTAAAGATCTATCAGGCAGAGGGAGAGTACATTTGTACAGTTATTTTGCAGCATGTTCTACTTCTCTGTTGAGAAGGCTCTCTTCATTAGTGGAGGAGGGGTCTTTCCTGCTTCATACAGAGACTCAGGTGGAGGGGAGCTCAGGCAGCACCAGTCTGGGATGCGACCTG encodes:
- the LOC109632425 gene encoding snake venom vascular endothelial growth factor toxin HF-like isoform X4 yields the protein MMQFIFTGVSHLVLVLLVLLVQLTVPAQIPPPPDDKAPRGMMFQEVLAKSMCHPMEQLVDVEQEFPEGIGYIYMPACVSLWRCSGCCGDENLECHPTHERNITVQMIRIAPKISSDHVELTFVEHQKCDCRARQTLLKYKSSDETGRIKPRRRKLKKTGTSCGKCQFPQNN
- the LOC109632425 gene encoding snake venom vascular endothelial growth factor toxin HF-like isoform X2, whose amino-acid sequence is MMQFIFTGVSHLVLVLLVLLVQLTVPAQIPPPPDDKAPRGMMFQEVLAKSMCHPMEQLVDVEQEFPEGIGYIYMPACVSLWRCSGCCGDENLECHPTHERNITVQMIRIAPKISSDHVELTFVEHQKCDCRARQTLLKYKSSSDETGRIKPRRRKLKKTGTSCGKCQFPQNN
- the LOC109632425 gene encoding snake venom vascular endothelial growth factor toxin HF-like isoform X3; protein product: MMQFIFTGVSHLVLVLLVLLVQLTVPAQIPPPPDDKAPRGMMFQEVLAKSMCHPMEQLVDVEQEFPEGIGYIYMPACVSLWRCSGCCGDENLECHPTHERNITVQMIRIAPKISSDHVELTFVEHQKCDCRARQTLLKYKSSDETGRIKPRRRKLKKTGTSCGKHNKELYVP
- the LOC109632425 gene encoding snake venom vascular endothelial growth factor toxin HF-like isoform X1, producing the protein MMQFIFTGVSHLVLVLLVLLVQLTVPAQIPPPPDDKAPRGMMFQEVLAKSMCHPMEQLVDVEQEFPEGIGYIYMPACVSLWRCSGCCGDENLECHPTHERNITVQMIRIAPKISSDHVELTFVEHQKCDCRARQTLLKYKSSSDETGRIKPRRRKLKKTGTSCGKHNKELYVP